The DNA sequence TATCTGGGTGTGCGCCACCTGAGCACTGCGCTGCTGCCACGTATCGGAGCGGGTGGCAGCATCGTCAACGTCGCCTCGATCCTGGGTGCCGAGTGGCCGTTGCGCCTGGCGTTGCACAAGGCGCTTGCGCACATCGAAGGGTTCGCCGCCGCGCAAGCCTGGCTCGCCGAGCACCCGGTACCGGACGAGACCTGCTACCAGTATTTCAAGGAAGCCTTGATTGTCTGGAACTACCAGCAGGCGCAACCGTGGTTCCTCGAGCACTCCGTGCGCATGAACAGCGTGGCGCCGGGGCCGGTGTTCACCCCCATCCTTGGCGATTTTGTCAGCATGCTCGGCGAGGCTCGGACCCAGGCCGATGCCCATCGCATGAAACGTCCTGCTTATGCCGATGAGGTGGCCGCGGTGATCGCGTTCCTCTGCGCCGATGAGTCGCGCTGGATCAACGGCGTCAATCTGCCCGTCGATGGGGGATTGGCCTCCACCTACATCTGAAACACAGATCTTCAGACCGCGGCGCAAGCCGCTACCCAAGCGTGTTGGCTGGCGCCACGCATGCAAAGCCATGCCGAAAATAAAAATAATGAGGAGCTTCCATGGACAACGTTAAACAGTACTCAGGCTTCAGGCATTGCGCCCTGTTCGTGGCGTTATGCAGCGCAGGGGCAATGGTGGAAAGCGTCCAGGCCATGCAAATGGACCTGGGGGATACCGACTGGAAACTGCGTTGGGACAACACCATCAAGTACAGCCAGGCCTGGCGCCTGCAGGAGCAGGATAGCCGCTTGACCAACGCGTCGACTGCCAACGGCCTGTACCCTTCGATCCAGAGCCAGGGCGACAAGAATTTCAGTCGCGGCCTGGTCTCCAATCGCCTGGACCTGTTTTCCGAAATGGACCTCAGCCAGAAGAACTACGGGCTGCGCGTGAGCGGCGCGGCTTGGTACGACGACATCTACAACAAGGACACCGACAGCAGCGAGCAGCCCCACTTCCTCAGCGAAACCCGCAAGCTCCACGGCCGTGACGCGGAAATTCTCGACGCCTTTGTGTTCCTGCGCGGCGACCTTGGCGAAGACTCCCAGGGCGTGGTGCGCGTGGGCCGGCACAGCCTCATCTACGGTGAAAGCCTGTTCTACGGCGGCAACGGTATCGCCAACGCCCAGGGCCGAGCGACGTGGTCAAGTTGCTCAGCGTGCCGGGGACCCAGTTCAAGGAGATCCTGCGTCCAGTCAATCAGATTTCCGGGCAGTTGCAGATCAACCCGCAGTTGTCGGTGGGTGCTTACTATCAGTTCGAGTGGGAGCGCTCCAACGTCCCCGGTGCCGGCAGCTACCTGAGCGATGTCGATGCCATTGGCTACGGCAGCGGGCCGTTGCGCGAAGTGTTTGGCAACGACACCGTCAATGCCGGTGACTTGAAGCCGCGCAATTCGGGGCAGGGCGGTATGCAGATCCGCTACAAGCCTGATGGGACCGAACTGGAGCTGGGGTTCTACGCCGCGCAATACCACGACAAAGCCCCGAGTGGCCTGTACGCCTACCTCGACGGTGCGGCCTCTGCGGCCACCGGGCTGCCAATCCTGGGTTCCTATCGCCAGGTCTACGCCGAAGACATCAAGACCGCTGGCGTCAGCTTCTCCACCGCCCATGGGCCGTTCAACTTCGCCGGTGAAACCTCCGTGCGCTGGAACGCGCCGCTGGTCAGCAATCTGCAAGTGGTCGCGCCAGGCCAGGACGTCGATGGCGGTGACAATGAGCTGTTTGCCCGAGGCAAAACCGCGCACGCCAACCTGTCGGCGATCTACCTGTTGTCGCCCACCTCGTTCTGGGACGGCGGTTCCGCGCTGGCCGAGCTGGCCTGGAACCGTACCTTGAGCGTGACCAAGAACGCGGCGGCCCTGGACTCCAACACCACCCGCGATGCCACCGCGTTGCGGGTACTGCTGGAGCCGGCGTACTTCCAGGTGATCGACGGCATCGACCTGACCGTGCCGATTGGCATGGGCGTGGTACTCGATGGGCGTTCCTCGGCTGTCAGCAAGGCAGGCTTCGGCAATACCCATTCCGGTGACTGGAGCGTCGGGGTCAAGGCAACCTATTTGCAGCGTTGGGACGTCGGCCTGAACTACGTGAACTTCTTCGGCGCGCCGAAAGCCGGGCTGCGCGAGGACGGCAATTTCAGTTACGGACAGTCGCTGGCCGACCGCGACTTCGTCTCGCTCTACGTGAAAACCTCATTCTAATAAGGTGGATTCGCCATGCAGAACAACACTTTGCTCAACACCTGCCTCCTGACACTGGCCCTGGCCGGCGTGAGCCTGGCCCAGGCGGCGGTGTCGCCTGAACAGGTGGCACGCTTGAAGTCGGAACTCACGCCCTTCGGCGCCGAGCGCGCCGGTAACGCCGATGGCAGTATCCCGGCCTGGGACGGTGGCTACACCAAGGTCGTGGCGGGCTACAAACCGGGCGATAAGCGTCCCGATCCGTTTGCCGGCGACAAGCCGCTGTACTCGATCAAGGCTTCCAACATGGAGCAATACGCCGGCCAATTGGCGGAGGGCACCAAGCTTCTGTTGAAGAAATACCCAGACTACCGGCTGGACGTGTACCCCACTCACCGCTCGGCGGCAGCGCCGCAATGGGTGTATGACAACACCGCCAAAAATGCCGGGCGCGCCACGTTGGACGTCGAGAGCGAGAAAGTCAGCGGTGCCTTCGGCGGCATTCCGTTTCCGATCCCGGAGAACGGCGCACAAGTGTTGTGGAACTATCGCTTGTCCTGGCAGGGGGCCGAGACCATCAGTGCGCCGTTTGATACGTGGCTGATGACCGCCGGTGGCAAGAAAGTCCAGGCGACCCGCGCCCTGTTCAGCTATCGGTTTCCCTACTACGCCGAAAACGGCAGCCTGGAAAATTTCGCTGGCAAGTATCAGGTCGGCAAACTGCTGACCGAACTGCCGTCCTCCAAGGCCGGTGAAGGCTTGATGACCCACTGGGACATGGACCCGGCCAATCGTGCGGCCTGGCAGTACCTGGTCGGTCAGCGCCGAGTGCGTCGCGCGCCGAACATTGCCTATGACACGCCGGACTTCGTAACCTCTGGTGTCGGTCTGTTCGACGAAGCGTTCATGTTGTTTGGCCCCACCGACCGCTACGACCTGAAGCTGGCGGGCAAGAAAGAACTGATCGTTCCCTACAACAATAATCGCGCCGGCCTGGTCAAGAGCGACGAGCTGGTCAAGCCGAACTTCCTCAACCCTGACCTGGTGCGCTGGGAGAAGCATCGGGTCTGGGTGGTCGAGGCCACGCTTAAATCCGGCAAGCGCCATGTGGTCCCGCATCGGACCTACTACGTTGACGAAGACTCCTGGCAGATCCTGTTGGTCGACGGTTATGACGCCCAGGGCAAACTGGGACGGCAGATGTATTCGCTGACGCTGTTGGCACCGGACATGCCGGCCCTCACTTCACAGGTCATGTGGGGCAGCTACAACCTCGACACTGGCGCCTACTTTCTCAACGCTTCGAGCAACGATCTGACGGTCCAGTACCAGAAGATCGCTACACCTTCGGCGTCCTTCTACACCCCGGATGCAATGGCTAACGAAAACATGCGTTGAACCCTGGAGCGCCGCGACGAGTGAGAGGCTCGTCGCGGACGCTGGCGATTTTCCAAGTGGGATAAGACATGAACGTTGAACAATGCTTTGCGAGTTTTGGCCGGCGCTGGGGAGCCTGTGTCCTGGCGTCGTGTCTGTTGGCCAATAGCGCCATCGCGGCACCGACCACGACGTTCGCCGCGCTCCAGCAGTCGGCACTGCCGACGGTCAAGGCACCGCGTGCGGTGTTGCTTGGCTTGACCCGGGCCGGGGAGCGTCTGGTGGCGGTTGGCGAGCGCGGCATCGTGTTGCTCTCGGACGATTCGGGAACGAGCTGGCGCCAGGCCCGCGTGCCGGTCAGCGTCAGCCTGACGGCGGTGCAATTCGTCGATGCCGAGCAAGGCTGGGCGGTGGGGCACCTGGGAGTGGTGTTGCACAGCGAGGACGGCGGGGAAACCTGGCACAAACAACTCGACGGACAAATGGCCGCAGCGCTGGCGGTCCGCGCCGCGCAGCAGGATGCCGGGCAACCCGACGGCGCCGACCGCCTGCGCAAGGCGCAGCTTTTACTGAGCGATGGACCGGACAAGCCGTTTCTCGACCTGTACTTCAGTGATCGGTTGCACGGCTACATTGTCGGTGCCTACAACCAGATCTATCGCACCGAGGACGGTGGCAAGAATTGGCAACCGTGGATGCAGCATGTAGACAACCCACAGGGCCTGAATCTGTACGGCATCCGCGCCCTGGGGCATGACTTGCTGATCGTGGGGGAACGGGGCCTGCTGTTGCGCTCCCGCGATGCGGGGCAGTCCTTCCAAGCATTGAAGTCACCCTATGAAGGCAGCTTCTTCGGTCTGCTCGGCACCCGCAGCGGTGCCTTGATTACCTATGGTTTGCGCGGCAATGCCTGGTGGTCAGATGACCGTGGTGACAGTTGGCGGCGTCTCGACACCGGCATCGAATCGACCCTGGCGAGCGCCGTCGAACTGCGCGATGGCAGCCTGGTGATGGCCAGCCAGAACGGTGAACTGCTGTTCAGCCACGACCAGGGCCGCAGCTTCGACAAACGTCAGAGCCGCGCTGGCGGAACGATTGCGGCGGTGCAACAGACCGTTGAGGGCAGCCTGGCCAGCGTCGGCTTGAGCGGCGTGGCCGCTGACCAGGATCCACGGATATCCGGCAAACCTTGAAACTTCACGGTGTAGCACTATCGGGCCACGGCCCGTGCAGCAGGAGTCAGACTTGAAAGACGATAAAACTCAAACCGTGATCGGCCGCCTGGCGGATTTCGACCAGGCGTCGGGCAACTTCGCCGAGCGGGCGATCTTCAACCATCGACCGCTGGTGATCCTGCTGTGCCTGCTGGTGACCTTGTTGCTCGGCTGGCAAGCCACGCGCATCGGCATCAACGCCAGTTATGAGAAAACCATCCCGACCGGCCACCCTTATGTGGCCAACTTCCTGGACAATCGCAGTGAGCTGAGTGGCCTGGGCAATTCATTGCGTATCGCCGTGGAGGTCCGCCAGGGCAGCATCTTCACCAAGGAGTACCTCGATACCCTGGTCAAGCTCAACGACGAGCTCTACCTGCTGCCGGGTGTCGATCGACCCTACATGAAGTCATTGTGGACCCCAACGACCCGTTGGACCGCAGTGACAGAAGAGGGCCTCGATGGGGGAACGGTGATCCCCGACGACTACGACGGTTCCGCGGCCAGCCTCGAGCAGGTGCGCACCAACGTCGCCCGTTCTGGCGAAGTCGGTCAGTTGGTGGCGGGCAACTTCATGTCCAGTGTGATCTTCGTGCCTTTGCTGGAGATTAATCCGCAGACCGGCAAGGCCCTGGACTATGGTGATTTTTCCCGGCAACTCGAAGCCTTGCGCGACAAGTACCAGACCGATGACCTGCGGATTCACATCACCGGTTTCACCAAGATCGTCGGCGACCTCATCGAGGGGCTGACCCAGGTGCTGTTGTTCTTTGTGGTGGCGGTGTTGGTGACCGTGGTGGTGCTTTATGGCTACACCCGCTGCGCGCGCAGTACCCTGGTGGTGGTCACCTGTTCGTTGGTGGCGGTGCTGTGGCAGTTGGGTTTGCTCGCCATCCTCGGTTATGAACTGGACCCCTATTCGGCGCTGGTGCCGTTTCTGGTGTTCGCCATCGGCATGAGCCATGGCGCGCAGAAGATGAACGGCATCATGCAGGACGTCGGTCGTGGCACCCACCGGGTGGTGGCTGCGCGGTATACCTTCCGCCGGCTGTTCGCCGCGGGCATGACCGCGTTGCTCTGCGATGCGGTGGGTTTCGCTGTGTTGCTGCTGATCAATATCCGCGTCATCCAGGATTTGGCGGTCACCGCCAGCCTCGGCGTGGCGGTGCTGATCTTCACCAACCTGATTCTGCTGCCGATCCTGCTCAGCTACATCGGTGTCAGCCCGGCGGCGGCACAACGCAGCCTGCGTTCGGAAACCGCCGAGTTGCAGGCCCGGACCAAGCATCCCTTGTGGCGTTTCCTCGATTTGTTCACCCAGCGGCGCTGGGCTATCGGCGCCATGGTCGGTGGGCTGTTGCTGGCCGCGTTCGGTTTTGCCGTGAGCCTGCATCTGAAGATCGGCGATCTGGATCCCGGTGCCCCGGAGTTGCGGTCTGATTCGCGCTACAACCGCGATGCACTGTTCATGACGCGCAACTATGCGGCCAGTTCGGACATCTTCGTGGTGATGATCAAGACCCCGGAAGACCAATGCACCCGCTACGCCAGCCTGTCGGCGGTGGACGCGCTGGCCTGGCGCCTGGAGCAACTGCCGGGCGTGGAGTCGACCACCTCCATGGCGGCGCTGAGCAAGATGGCCACGGTCGGTTACAACGAGGGCAGCTTCAAATGGTTTGAGCTGATCCCCAATGACGGCGCGTTGGGCGCGGTACAAACCCGCGCGCCGCGAGAGCTGTTCAATCAGGGCTGCTCGATGTTGTCGCTGTACGTTTACCTGGCCGATCACAAGGCCGATACCCTGAACCGGGTGGTGGAGGCCAGTGAACAGTTCATCGCCGAACACCAGGTCCCGGAGGTCAAGTTCATGCTGGCCGCC is a window from the Pseudomonas brassicacearum genome containing:
- a CDS encoding WD40/YVTN/BNR-like repeat-containing protein, giving the protein MNVEQCFASFGRRWGACVLASCLLANSAIAAPTTTFAALQQSALPTVKAPRAVLLGLTRAGERLVAVGERGIVLLSDDSGTSWRQARVPVSVSLTAVQFVDAEQGWAVGHLGVVLHSEDGGETWHKQLDGQMAAALAVRAAQQDAGQPDGADRLRKAQLLLSDGPDKPFLDLYFSDRLHGYIVGAYNQIYRTEDGGKNWQPWMQHVDNPQGLNLYGIRALGHDLLIVGERGLLLRSRDAGQSFQALKSPYEGSFFGLLGTRSGALITYGLRGNAWWSDDRGDSWRRLDTGIESTLASAVELRDGSLVMASQNGELLFSHDQGRSFDKRQSRAGGTIAAVQQTVEGSLASVGLSGVAADQDPRISGKP
- a CDS encoding coniferyl-alcohol dehydrogenase — translated: MKLDNKIVLVTGVSSGIGAATASVLRSHGAQVIGVDIKAPHMTLDGFVQGDLSSAENIDQLLPQLPARIDGLCNIAGVPGTANPQLLAKVNYLGVRHLSTALLPRIGAGGSIVNVASILGAEWPLRLALHKALAHIEGFAAAQAWLAEHPVPDETCYQYFKEALIVWNYQQAQPWFLEHSVRMNSVAPGPVFTPILGDFVSMLGEARTQADAHRMKRPAYADEVAAVIAFLCADESRWINGVNLPVDGGLASTYI
- a CDS encoding efflux RND transporter permease subunit, with the protein product MKDDKTQTVIGRLADFDQASGNFAERAIFNHRPLVILLCLLVTLLLGWQATRIGINASYEKTIPTGHPYVANFLDNRSELSGLGNSLRIAVEVRQGSIFTKEYLDTLVKLNDELYLLPGVDRPYMKSLWTPTTRWTAVTEEGLDGGTVIPDDYDGSAASLEQVRTNVARSGEVGQLVAGNFMSSVIFVPLLEINPQTGKALDYGDFSRQLEALRDKYQTDDLRIHITGFTKIVGDLIEGLTQVLLFFVVAVLVTVVVLYGYTRCARSTLVVVTCSLVAVLWQLGLLAILGYELDPYSALVPFLVFAIGMSHGAQKMNGIMQDVGRGTHRVVAARYTFRRLFAAGMTALLCDAVGFAVLLLINIRVIQDLAVTASLGVAVLIFTNLILLPILLSYIGVSPAAAQRSLRSETAELQARTKHPLWRFLDLFTQRRWAIGAMVGGLLLAAFGFAVSLHLKIGDLDPGAPELRSDSRYNRDALFMTRNYAASSDIFVVMIKTPEDQCTRYASLSAVDALAWRLEQLPGVESTTSMAALSKMATVGYNEGSFKWFELIPNDGALGAVQTRAPRELFNQGCSMLSLYVYLADHKADTLNRVVEASEQFIAEHQVPEVKFMLAAGSAGIEAATNIVVKKSMREMLFWVYGAVSLLCLVTFRSWRATLCAVLPLMLTSILCEALMVALGMGVKVATLPVIALGVGIGIDYALYVLSVILARMRAGDTLAQAYYQSLLFTGKVVLLTGMTLAVAVSTWAFSPIKFQADMGILLAFMFLVNMLGALILLPALAWLLLPQKVFAKKPEASRLKQLVKEH
- a CDS encoding DUF1329 domain-containing protein codes for the protein MQNNTLLNTCLLTLALAGVSLAQAAVSPEQVARLKSELTPFGAERAGNADGSIPAWDGGYTKVVAGYKPGDKRPDPFAGDKPLYSIKASNMEQYAGQLAEGTKLLLKKYPDYRLDVYPTHRSAAAPQWVYDNTAKNAGRATLDVESEKVSGAFGGIPFPIPENGAQVLWNYRLSWQGAETISAPFDTWLMTAGGKKVQATRALFSYRFPYYAENGSLENFAGKYQVGKLLTELPSSKAGEGLMTHWDMDPANRAAWQYLVGQRRVRRAPNIAYDTPDFVTSGVGLFDEAFMLFGPTDRYDLKLAGKKELIVPYNNNRAGLVKSDELVKPNFLNPDLVRWEKHRVWVVEATLKSGKRHVVPHRTYYVDEDSWQILLVDGYDAQGKLGRQMYSLTLLAPDMPALTSQVMWGSYNLDTGAYFLNASSNDLTVQYQKIATPSASFYTPDAMANENMR